A stretch of Physeter macrocephalus isolate SW-GA chromosome 6, ASM283717v5, whole genome shotgun sequence DNA encodes these proteins:
- the ATP23 gene encoding mitochondrial inner membrane protease ATP23 homolog isoform X4: MDIGPKFPQSFDPYVKLLLDAMKHSGCAVNKERHFSCEDCNGNVSGGFDASVSQIVLCQNNICNQAHMNRVVTHELIHAFDHCRAHVDWFTNVRHLACSEVRAANLSGDCSLLNEIFRLHFGLKQHHQTCVRDRAIRSILAVRNISREVAQKAVDEVFESCFNDHEPFGRIPHNKTYARYAHRDFQNRDRYYSNI, encoded by the exons ATGGATATTGGTCCCAAATTTCCTCAGTCTTttg ATCCATATGTTAAACTGCTGCTTGATGCCATGAAGCATTCGGGTTG CGCTGTTAACAAAGAAAGACACTTTTCTTGTGAAGATTGTAATGGAAATGTCAGTGGAGGTTTTGATGCTTCAGTGTCTCAG ATTGTTTTGTGCCAGAATAATATCTGTAATCAGGCCCATATGAACAGAGTGGTCACCCATGAGCTCATTCATGCATTCGATCACTGTCGAGCTCATGTCGACTGGTTCACCAACGTCAGGCACTTGGCCTGCTCTGAG GTTCGAGCTGCTAACCTTAGTGGAGACTGCtcacttttaaatgaaatattcaggTTACATTTTGGACTAAAACAACACCATCAG ACTTGTGTGCGAGACAGAGCCATTCGTTCTATCCTGGCTGTTAGGAACATCAGCAGAGAAGTAGCTCAGAAGGCTGTTGATGAAGTTTTTGAATCTTGTTTCAATGACCATGAACCTTTTGGAAGGATCCCTCATAATAAGACCTATGCAAGATATGCTCATAGAGACTTTCAAAACCGGGATCGGTACTACTCAAATATATGA
- the ATP23 gene encoding mitochondrial inner membrane protease ATP23 homolog isoform X2 — translation MAGAPDERGPGPAAGEQLQQQHVGCQVFPERLAQGKPQQGFLSSFFTNNQKCQLMLLQTLETSRSHPYVKLLLDAMKHSGCAVNKERHFSCEDCNGNVSGGFDASVSQVRAANLSGDCSLLNEIFRLHFGLKQHHQTCVRDRAIRSILAVRNISREVAQKAVDEVFESCFNDHEPFGRIPHNKTYARYAHRDFQNRDRYYSNI, via the exons ATGGCAGGAGCTCCGGATGAACGCGGCCCGGGCCCCGCTGCGGgggagcagctgcagcagcaacaCGTCGGGTGCCAAGTCTTCCCGGAGCGGCTGGCTCAGGGGAAGCCACAGCAAGGGTTCCTCTCCAGCTTCTTCACCAACAACCAGAAGTGCCAGCTTATGCTCTTGCAGACGTTGGAGACAAGTAGGAGCC ATCCATATGTTAAACTGCTGCTTGATGCCATGAAGCATTCGGGTTG CGCTGTTAACAAAGAAAGACACTTTTCTTGTGAAGATTGTAATGGAAATGTCAGTGGAGGTTTTGATGCTTCAGTGTCTCAG GTTCGAGCTGCTAACCTTAGTGGAGACTGCtcacttttaaatgaaatattcaggTTACATTTTGGACTAAAACAACACCATCAG ACTTGTGTGCGAGACAGAGCCATTCGTTCTATCCTGGCTGTTAGGAACATCAGCAGAGAAGTAGCTCAGAAGGCTGTTGATGAAGTTTTTGAATCTTGTTTCAATGACCATGAACCTTTTGGAAGGATCCCTCATAATAAGACCTATGCAAGATATGCTCATAGAGACTTTCAAAACCGGGATCGGTACTACTCAAATATATGA
- the ATP23 gene encoding mitochondrial inner membrane protease ATP23 homolog isoform X1: MAGAPDERGPGPAAGEQLQQQHVGCQVFPERLAQGKPQQGFLSSFFTNNQKCQLMLLQTLETSRSHPYVKLLLDAMKHSGCAVNKERHFSCEDCNGNVSGGFDASVSQIVLCQNNICNQAHMNRVVTHELIHAFDHCRAHVDWFTNVRHLACSEVRAANLSGDCSLLNEIFRLHFGLKQHHQTCVRDRAIRSILAVRNISREVAQKAVDEVFESCFNDHEPFGRIPHNKTYARYAHRDFQNRDRYYSNI, encoded by the exons ATGGCAGGAGCTCCGGATGAACGCGGCCCGGGCCCCGCTGCGGgggagcagctgcagcagcaacaCGTCGGGTGCCAAGTCTTCCCGGAGCGGCTGGCTCAGGGGAAGCCACAGCAAGGGTTCCTCTCCAGCTTCTTCACCAACAACCAGAAGTGCCAGCTTATGCTCTTGCAGACGTTGGAGACAAGTAGGAGCC ATCCATATGTTAAACTGCTGCTTGATGCCATGAAGCATTCGGGTTG CGCTGTTAACAAAGAAAGACACTTTTCTTGTGAAGATTGTAATGGAAATGTCAGTGGAGGTTTTGATGCTTCAGTGTCTCAG ATTGTTTTGTGCCAGAATAATATCTGTAATCAGGCCCATATGAACAGAGTGGTCACCCATGAGCTCATTCATGCATTCGATCACTGTCGAGCTCATGTCGACTGGTTCACCAACGTCAGGCACTTGGCCTGCTCTGAG GTTCGAGCTGCTAACCTTAGTGGAGACTGCtcacttttaaatgaaatattcaggTTACATTTTGGACTAAAACAACACCATCAG ACTTGTGTGCGAGACAGAGCCATTCGTTCTATCCTGGCTGTTAGGAACATCAGCAGAGAAGTAGCTCAGAAGGCTGTTGATGAAGTTTTTGAATCTTGTTTCAATGACCATGAACCTTTTGGAAGGATCCCTCATAATAAGACCTATGCAAGATATGCTCATAGAGACTTTCAAAACCGGGATCGGTACTACTCAAATATATGA
- the ATP23 gene encoding mitochondrial inner membrane protease ATP23 homolog isoform X3 yields the protein MVLRMGHYSQTRTDNNPYVKLLLDAMKHSGCAVNKERHFSCEDCNGNVSGGFDASVSQIVLCQNNICNQAHMNRVVTHELIHAFDHCRAHVDWFTNVRHLACSEVRAANLSGDCSLLNEIFRLHFGLKQHHQTCVRDRAIRSILAVRNISREVAQKAVDEVFESCFNDHEPFGRIPHNKTYARYAHRDFQNRDRYYSNI from the exons ATGGTACTCAGAATGGGACACTATTCACAGACCAGGACAGACAATA ATCCATATGTTAAACTGCTGCTTGATGCCATGAAGCATTCGGGTTG CGCTGTTAACAAAGAAAGACACTTTTCTTGTGAAGATTGTAATGGAAATGTCAGTGGAGGTTTTGATGCTTCAGTGTCTCAG ATTGTTTTGTGCCAGAATAATATCTGTAATCAGGCCCATATGAACAGAGTGGTCACCCATGAGCTCATTCATGCATTCGATCACTGTCGAGCTCATGTCGACTGGTTCACCAACGTCAGGCACTTGGCCTGCTCTGAG GTTCGAGCTGCTAACCTTAGTGGAGACTGCtcacttttaaatgaaatattcaggTTACATTTTGGACTAAAACAACACCATCAG ACTTGTGTGCGAGACAGAGCCATTCGTTCTATCCTGGCTGTTAGGAACATCAGCAGAGAAGTAGCTCAGAAGGCTGTTGATGAAGTTTTTGAATCTTGTTTCAATGACCATGAACCTTTTGGAAGGATCCCTCATAATAAGACCTATGCAAGATATGCTCATAGAGACTTTCAAAACCGGGATCGGTACTACTCAAATATATGA
- the ATP23 gene encoding mitochondrial inner membrane protease ATP23 homolog isoform X7, whose amino-acid sequence MAGAPDERGPGPAAGEQLQQQHVGCQVFPERLAQGKPQQGFLSSFFTNNQKCQLMLLQTLETNPYVKLLLDAMKHSGCAVNKERHFSCEDCNGNVSGGFDASVSQIVLCQNNICNQAHMNRVVTHELIHAFDHCRAHVDWFTNVRHLACSEVRAANLSGDCSLLNEIFRLHFGLKQHHQTCVRDRAIRSILAVRNISREVAQKAVDEVFESCFNDHEPFGRIPHNKTYARYAHRDFQNRDRYYSNI is encoded by the exons ATGGCAGGAGCTCCGGATGAACGCGGCCCGGGCCCCGCTGCGGgggagcagctgcagcagcaacaCGTCGGGTGCCAAGTCTTCCCGGAGCGGCTGGCTCAGGGGAAGCCACAGCAAGGGTTCCTCTCCAGCTTCTTCACCAACAACCAGAAGTGCCAGCTTATGCTCTTGCAGACGTTGGAGACAA ATCCATATGTTAAACTGCTGCTTGATGCCATGAAGCATTCGGGTTG CGCTGTTAACAAAGAAAGACACTTTTCTTGTGAAGATTGTAATGGAAATGTCAGTGGAGGTTTTGATGCTTCAGTGTCTCAG ATTGTTTTGTGCCAGAATAATATCTGTAATCAGGCCCATATGAACAGAGTGGTCACCCATGAGCTCATTCATGCATTCGATCACTGTCGAGCTCATGTCGACTGGTTCACCAACGTCAGGCACTTGGCCTGCTCTGAG GTTCGAGCTGCTAACCTTAGTGGAGACTGCtcacttttaaatgaaatattcaggTTACATTTTGGACTAAAACAACACCATCAG ACTTGTGTGCGAGACAGAGCCATTCGTTCTATCCTGGCTGTTAGGAACATCAGCAGAGAAGTAGCTCAGAAGGCTGTTGATGAAGTTTTTGAATCTTGTTTCAATGACCATGAACCTTTTGGAAGGATCCCTCATAATAAGACCTATGCAAGATATGCTCATAGAGACTTTCAAAACCGGGATCGGTACTACTCAAATATATGA
- the ATP23 gene encoding mitochondrial inner membrane protease ATP23 homolog isoform X6 — MKHSGCAVNKERHFSCEDCNGNVSGGFDASVSQIVLCQNNICNQAHMNRVVTHELIHAFDHCRAHVDWFTNVRHLACSEVRAANLSGDCSLLNEIFRLHFGLKQHHQTCVRDRAIRSILAVRNISREVAQKAVDEVFESCFNDHEPFGRIPHNKTYARYAHRDFQNRDRYYSNI; from the exons ATGAAGCATTCGGGTTG CGCTGTTAACAAAGAAAGACACTTTTCTTGTGAAGATTGTAATGGAAATGTCAGTGGAGGTTTTGATGCTTCAGTGTCTCAG ATTGTTTTGTGCCAGAATAATATCTGTAATCAGGCCCATATGAACAGAGTGGTCACCCATGAGCTCATTCATGCATTCGATCACTGTCGAGCTCATGTCGACTGGTTCACCAACGTCAGGCACTTGGCCTGCTCTGAG GTTCGAGCTGCTAACCTTAGTGGAGACTGCtcacttttaaatgaaatattcaggTTACATTTTGGACTAAAACAACACCATCAG ACTTGTGTGCGAGACAGAGCCATTCGTTCTATCCTGGCTGTTAGGAACATCAGCAGAGAAGTAGCTCAGAAGGCTGTTGATGAAGTTTTTGAATCTTGTTTCAATGACCATGAACCTTTTGGAAGGATCCCTCATAATAAGACCTATGCAAGATATGCTCATAGAGACTTTCAAAACCGGGATCGGTACTACTCAAATATATGA
- the ATP23 gene encoding mitochondrial inner membrane protease ATP23 homolog isoform X5, producing the protein MQSVSEDPYVKLLLDAMKHSGCAVNKERHFSCEDCNGNVSGGFDASVSQIVLCQNNICNQAHMNRVVTHELIHAFDHCRAHVDWFTNVRHLACSEVRAANLSGDCSLLNEIFRLHFGLKQHHQTCVRDRAIRSILAVRNISREVAQKAVDEVFESCFNDHEPFGRIPHNKTYARYAHRDFQNRDRYYSNI; encoded by the exons atgcagtctgtctcagaag ATCCATATGTTAAACTGCTGCTTGATGCCATGAAGCATTCGGGTTG CGCTGTTAACAAAGAAAGACACTTTTCTTGTGAAGATTGTAATGGAAATGTCAGTGGAGGTTTTGATGCTTCAGTGTCTCAG ATTGTTTTGTGCCAGAATAATATCTGTAATCAGGCCCATATGAACAGAGTGGTCACCCATGAGCTCATTCATGCATTCGATCACTGTCGAGCTCATGTCGACTGGTTCACCAACGTCAGGCACTTGGCCTGCTCTGAG GTTCGAGCTGCTAACCTTAGTGGAGACTGCtcacttttaaatgaaatattcaggTTACATTTTGGACTAAAACAACACCATCAG ACTTGTGTGCGAGACAGAGCCATTCGTTCTATCCTGGCTGTTAGGAACATCAGCAGAGAAGTAGCTCAGAAGGCTGTTGATGAAGTTTTTGAATCTTGTTTCAATGACCATGAACCTTTTGGAAGGATCCCTCATAATAAGACCTATGCAAGATATGCTCATAGAGACTTTCAAAACCGGGATCGGTACTACTCAAATATATGA